The following is a genomic window from Amaranthus tricolor cultivar Red isolate AtriRed21 chromosome 10, ASM2621246v1, whole genome shotgun sequence.
GATGAAGGTGATGGTGGCCAGAAATGGGTGGGTTACCGTGAATGGTAGTAATTGAAGTGGGTATAATgggtgggtttttttttttccttttttattgcattttttgaatttattttttgtgttttccTTTTTTGGGCAAGTTAACTTATAATTATGGGTTTCCAACAAGTTAAGAATGTTAGAGGGAAATGCAtataaaagttggtattattcatgattaaccaaaagttggtattattgtaggaaaatggttaaaagtttgtattattcatggtaatttttcctaaaaataaataataagtgaGTTTATTTCTGTGgattaaacaaaaattgatttattattgataattttacGTTTATAATACTGAGGTGTTATCAAGTGCAAGGTGCTCTATATTGAGATATTGCAAAAGCTAACTCGTGTTTTAACTTCTAACTAATAAAACCTTTCAATGTAAAAAAGGTTTAAGTACGAATAATTCAGTCAAGACCTATTTAGGATCTAGACCCATCTAATTCGacgggtttgggtttgggtttgggtttggtcCAAAATTTCAGACCCTAAGcaaaaaattaatgaatttgGGCCTGGGTTCAGTTGAAGTCGACCCAGACACAACCCATGAATATCTCTAGTTCTACCATGTGTCGtttataagaataataatatatttgaaagaATAAATTAGGGAGTGAAAATATtactataatatattttgacgAGTGATTTGTTGATAATTTCTAAATTTGTGCTATATTAGGTAATATAATTgatatttatacaattaaaagtttaagttatATTCTAAAATATTGAGGAAGAACTTTCCTTTTGTCCTTTTTATAACCCTCTCGGAAGGAGGGAGTGGGTTTGGTGGAATGGAAAAAGATATGAAAGATCAGACATACGAATTGTGATGGTGAAGAAAAAATCCATGTGGACGACCATTGGAATTGATATATTGGTTTACAAATGTCGatcccaatcttttgggataagtgatttgacattgttgttgagGTAATGTCTAAGAGGTTGTGTGAACAATTCTACTCGGGCTATGTATTGAAGCAGGGATGATAATTTTGCTGTTACTGGAGTTATCACTGTTTGATTGCTCATCAAGTTTCTTATTTTATACTTTCTCTATTTTTGTAAGTTATGTTTTTCATCTCAAAAAAAAGTTGCAATGTTTGATAAAAGCTCTGAATTCCTTTGCAGAATGGCGACCAGTGATGAAGACAATGAAATGATTGATATAGAACCAAGTGATGCTCAGCCAACTGCTGCCGGAAAGCTGGAGTCAGAACATGTAAATTGTGAGCTTGCTGATTCCGCGCAAACTAGTTTGGAAGATGTGCGTCCCCAATCAGTCAACCCGGAGGATGTCTGTAAGGAGCAATTGGAAAAACATATTGTCTGCTCTGAATCCGTAGAAAAACAGCCAGATAGTGTTTCTACAGAGGAGGTTCATACCCAGCTCAGCAGTGCAGATGTTATGTGTTCTGGGAACCTTAATTCAACTGAAGCAAGCGATGAAATGTTTAATTCCAAACCAGCTGAAGAGTTGTCAAGCGAGTCACAGTATTCAAATTCTCAAGCAGAGCATATTTTGATGGTCAAATCCGAACAGATTAAACCAGAGCCCATGGATTTGGGGGAAGCTAGCTTTCAGAATATGGATGAACATGCTGATCCACACACTACTCATGAAGAACACGAGAGTACACAGCTTGCTAATCCTGAGCCTCTTGGCGAGGAGGTTGAATATTCGCCGTCTGGTAGTTCCAAGCATATGCATTCACAGCCAGTCGCTTCAGAACACCTGCTCTCAGAAAACCTGCACTCACAGACAGCAAGTTTGCAACTTATGCACCCACAGACTGAGAGTGTTGTGGAGCACATGCAATCACTGCCCATGAGTTCAGAGGACATGGCCTCACAGACTTTCAATTCCGAATGCGTGCATTCACAAGCAGTCAGGGCTGAGCTTGCTCATTCTCAGCCAGGCACTTCAGAGGTGGTTGGTCCCCAGCCAGCCAGCACGGATCATGTATACTCTCAGCCTCTTATCTCATCAGATATTGATCTTTCCCAACCTGTTACATCCGAACTTGTGCATTTGCCTCATGCCGTTCTAGAGCCAGCTCATTTGCGACCAGTTGGGATGGAACTTGTTAGCTCTCAAAGTCATGGAGCTGAACTTGCTAATGCTTGTGCTGTTGGCATGGAGCTGGTTAATGCACAACCTCTAAGCACAGAAATTTCTAATACACAGCTACAAACTCCTGAGACTCAGCCTAACAAGCGCCGGAAGAAGAAGTCTATAGTCTGGGAGCACTTTACTATTGAATCTGTTGGTCCTGGCTGCCGAAGGGCCTATTGTAAGGTGTGCAAGCAGTCGTTTGCATACAGTACTGGTTCTAAGGTTGCTGGTACAAGCCACCTGAAACGCCATATCGCAAAGGGGACTTGCCCTGTTGTCCTTCGTCAGCAGGAGAAGAATCAGTTGTCCCCCTATATGCCGAAGAGCGGTGGAACCGATGGGGGTAAtggacatcaatcaaaaaggcGTTATCGCAGCTCTACTTCaccatatttaatatttgatcagGATCGTTGCCGGCAGGAGATTGCGAGAATGATCATCATGCATGATTACCCACTTCATATGGTTGAACATTCGGGATTTGTTTCGTTTGTCCAGAATCTTCAGCCTCGTTTTGATATGGTCAGCTTTAACATTGTACAAGGAGATTGTGTTGCCATTTTCTTGAGGGAAAAGCAAAATCTTCAAAGGTTTATTGCAGGGATCCCAGGGAAAATTTGCCTGACAGTGGATTTGTGGACTTCAAGTCAATCAACTGCTTATGTTTTTGTTACTGGGCAATTCATTGACAGTGACTGGAAGCTACACAGGAGACTACTTAATGTTGTAATGGAGCCATTTCCTGAATCAGATAGAGCTCTCAGCCATGCTATTGGTACTAGTCTATCAGATTGGGGATTAGATCGCAAATTAGCCTCAATTACTTTCAATCAGGCACTAAGTGAAAATGCACTTGATCAGCTGAGGGCTTTGCTTGCAGTAAAAAACCCAATGCTTCTTAATGGCCAGTTATTAATACGGAGTTGCATTGCTCGTACTTTGAGCAGCATGGCCCAGGAAGTAATAGCTTCTAGCGAGAAAACTATCAAGAAAGTTAGGACGAGTGTCAAGTATGTGAAGACATCAGAATCACACGAGGAAAAATTCTCTGAGCTTAAGAAACAGCTTCAAGTACCAACTGAAAAGAGTCTTTCTCTTGACAACATCACAAAATGGAACACAACTTATGAAATGCTCCTTGCTGCTTCTGAGTTAAAGCAAGTCTTTTCTTGTTTAGATACATGTGACCTTGATTACAAAGATGCCCCTTCCATGGAAGATTGGAGGGAAGTTGAAAACATTCTTATGTATCTTAAACTTCTGTTCGACACTGCAAATTTGCTCATGTCGGAACCCACTCCATCATCAAATGTGTTCTTCCACGAGGTGTGGAAGATCCAACTGGAGCTGGCACGTGCTGCTGCAAGTGACGATCTATTTGTGGCTGGCCTTGCTAAGTCTCTGCAAGACAAGTTTCACAAGTACTGGAAGAATTCTTGCCTGGTTTTAGCGGTTGCTGTGGCTATGGATCCCAGGTTTAAGATGAAACTCGTGGAGTTCAGCTTTACCAAAATCTTTATGGACGAGGCTCCGGTTTACATCCGGGTCGTCGATGAAGGGCTCCACGAACTTTTTCAAGAGTATCTAACTGTTCCTCTTCCATTGACCCCTCTGGAGAACAATAATGTCGGTGATGTTGGGGGAGAAGACCGCCACCTTAACAACAACGGACTTTCTGACTTTGATATGTATATCATGGAAACAAGCAGCCAGCAGATGAAGTCAGAGTTAGACCAGTATCTGGAGGAGTCTCTCTTACCTAGGGTGCAGGATTTCGATGTGCTAGGTTGGTGGAAGCTTAATAAACTCAAATATCCGACCCTTTCAAAGATGGCTCGAGATA
Proteins encoded in this region:
- the LOC130825264 gene encoding zinc finger BED domain-containing protein DAYSLEEPER-like, translating into MATSDEDNEMIDIEPSDAQPTAAGKLESEHVNCELADSAQTSLEDVRPQSVNPEDVCKEQLEKHIVCSESVEKQPDSVSTEEVHTQLSSADVMCSGNLNSTEASDEMFNSKPAEELSSESQYSNSQAEHILMVKSEQIKPEPMDLGEASFQNMDEHADPHTTHEEHESTQLANPEPLGEEVEYSPSGSSKHMHSQPVASEHLLSENLHSQTASLQLMHPQTESVVEHMQSLPMSSEDMASQTFNSECVHSQAVRAELAHSQPGTSEVVGPQPASTDHVYSQPLISSDIDLSQPVTSELVHLPHAVLEPAHLRPVGMELVSSQSHGAELANACAVGMELVNAQPLSTEISNTQLQTPETQPNKRRKKKSIVWEHFTIESVGPGCRRAYCKVCKQSFAYSTGSKVAGTSHLKRHIAKGTCPVVLRQQEKNQLSPYMPKSGGTDGGNGHQSKRRYRSSTSPYLIFDQDRCRQEIARMIIMHDYPLHMVEHSGFVSFVQNLQPRFDMVSFNIVQGDCVAIFLREKQNLQRFIAGIPGKICLTVDLWTSSQSTAYVFVTGQFIDSDWKLHRRLLNVVMEPFPESDRALSHAIGTSLSDWGLDRKLASITFNQALSENALDQLRALLAVKNPMLLNGQLLIRSCIARTLSSMAQEVIASSEKTIKKVRTSVKYVKTSESHEEKFSELKKQLQVPTEKSLSLDNITKWNTTYEMLLAASELKQVFSCLDTCDLDYKDAPSMEDWREVENILMYLKLLFDTANLLMSEPTPSSNVFFHEVWKIQLELARAAASDDLFVAGLAKSLQDKFHKYWKNSCLVLAVAVAMDPRFKMKLVEFSFTKIFMDEAPVYIRVVDEGLHELFQEYLTVPLPLTPLENNNVGDVGGEDRHLNNNGLSDFDMYIMETSSQQMKSELDQYLEESLLPRVQDFDVLGWWKLNKLKYPTLSKMARDILSVPLSTVSPDAVFAIPMNEMDSYRCSLRPETLEALICAKDWLKTDSNIVSKELVKMGL